The sequence below is a genomic window from Synergistaceae bacterium.
TCTTCAGCAGTCGATGAGAAATTACCCAGCAAAGATAACAGCATGGCCGCGCAAAAAACGAGCGATAATACAGCTTCAAGAGGCCCGGCTCTTAATTCATTGCCCCATGGTGCCGGAAAATGTCCCATAGGAAAATTAAAGCTGAGAGTCTGTGCTGAACTTGTGAGCGAATAAAGCAAGTATCCCGAAAGAATCATCACAAAGCCTATCACATAGCAAGATAATTTTTCAGGGAGTCTATTTTTATTCGGCAAAATCGGCGTAATAATTGCGGCTGTCATCAGCAAAAATATACTTGCAAACGGAATATTGTAAGCTAATAAATTTATCATGCCAGCACGTCCTCTTCTGCACTGTCAATTTTTGACTCTAATTCTTCCTGCTCTTGAGTCATCTTTAATAGTGCCTCGTCGATATTTAATGTCCCGTAATATTCATAAAGTTTCAGAGTCAAAGCTAAGGCAACAGCAGTAACGCTCACACTTACGACTATTCCCGTTAAAACAAGTCCGGCGGGAACAGGATTCACATATAAATTTGCGGAATTAAGCCAGCCCCCTGATCCATTCTCTAATAAAATCGGAGCTGAACGGCCTGCAACATATCCCTTAGCAGCAAGAAATAAATATACAGCTGTATCCATTATGTTAAGTCCGATAATTTTCTTGATTAAATTTCGCTGTAATAATAGATTTGTGAGTCCTATACCCGACAAAATAACAGCCGCTGCTTCATAGTGATTCAATAATAATTTTTCGAGCATAATTTATATTTCCCCCTCACTGAAAAGCGCATAGAACCCGTAAAGAGTCCCCGCAACTATCAAGCCCACGCAGATATTTAACGGTAAAATTAATCCGCCGCTTAAAATATTTCCGATTGTACCCTTAGGAATTATTGAATGATAGTGATTTGCTCCCGTGAAAAATGAATAACCTTTAGACATCGCATAAATCATTAAAGCCGTAGAACTGGAAATTATAAATGTCCG
It includes:
- a CDS encoding cation:proton antiporter subunit C; amino-acid sequence: MLEKLLLNHYEAAAVILSGIGLTNLLLQRNLIKKIIGLNIMDTAVYLFLAAKGYVAGRSAPILLENGSGGWLNSANLYVNPVPAGLVLTGIVVSVSVTAVALALTLKLYEYYGTLNIDEALLKMTQEQEELESKIDSAEEDVLA